The proteins below come from a single Zea mays cultivar B73 chromosome 8, Zm-B73-REFERENCE-NAM-5.0, whole genome shotgun sequence genomic window:
- the LOC103635353 gene encoding probable WRKY transcription factor 41 has translation MDGGGDKSALASELAQVLAMVRELEARMDQDPLPAAARELCAGLASSVDRSIRIARSCCADLPDGNAAAQSKRRKGTPCVRRQLRAASLQDAAALDDGLSWRKYGQKDILGAKYPRAYFRCTHRHSQGCLATKHVQRADGDPLLHDVVYHGAHTCVQAAHPGANQLRQELQLQHGHSAQDKDQGACSPLALATGLLEPMTPYSFASGADFPLFSPTGLDGQLRSSHGAGIGVEFETLFEELFTNATEPFQWDLYAAN, from the exons ATGGACGGCGGCGGTGACAAGAGCGCGCTGGCCTCGGAGCTGGCGCAGGTGCTGGCCATGGTTCGCGAGCTGGAGGCGCGCATGGACCAGGACCCGCTCCCGGCGGCCGCCAGGGAGCTCTGCGCCGGGCTGGCCTCGTCCGTCGACCGGTCCATCCGCATCGCTAGGTCCTGCTGCGCCGACTTGCCGGACGGCAATGCCGCCGCCCAGTCCAAGAGGAG GAAGGGGACGCCGTGCGTGAGGAGGCAGCTGCGGGCGGCGTCGCTGCAGGACGCGGCGGCGCTGGACGACGGGCTCAGCTGGAGGAAGTACGGGCAGAAGGACATCCTGGGCGCCAAGTACCCCAG GGCCTACTTCCGGTGCACGCACCGCCACTCGCAGGGCTGCCTCGCCACCAAGCACGTGCAGCGCGCCGACGGGGACCCGCTGCTGCACGACGTGGTGTACCACGGCGCGCACACCTGCGTCCAGGCCGCGCACCCCGGCGCCAACCAGCTGCGGCAGGAGCTACAGCTGCAGCACGGGCACAGCGCCCAGGACAAGGACCAGGGAGCCTGCTCCCCGCTCGCGCTGGCCACCGGGCTGCTAGAGCCCATGACGCCCTACTCGTTCGCCTCAGGCGCCGACTTCCCGCTCTTCTCGCCGACGGGCTTGGACGGGCAGCTGAGAAGCAGCCACGGGGCCGGCATCGGCGTGGAGTTCGAGACCCTGTTCGAGGAGCTGTTCACCAATGCTACGGAGCCCTTCCAATGGGACCTCTATGCCGCCAATTAG
- the LOC103637015 gene encoding LOW QUALITY PROTEIN: probable protein phosphatase 2C 12 (The sequence of the model RefSeq protein was modified relative to this genomic sequence to represent the inferred CDS: inserted 2 bases in 2 codons), which yields MVQRFLCWSFFLAXGNAAVLAQALDLGLXLGGQEILGTVLPITSTKKITAATHHQFTVRLDKYTSTTTNSPYYSEGFGMEDGVFDGHGRCGQLVSKLARDHLPFMILSQRNALLLGSDGDGDRDGPAFSDASPTALSSTDGSRSGRSSLAPAQMLEVWREACANAFETMDRELGVQARVDCDFSGTMSVCATKQGEDLIVANLGDSRAVLATVSETCYLKAVQLTIDQKPNVPRESS from the exons ATGGTACAGAGATTTCTCTGCTGGTCTTTCTTCCTCG GGGGTAACGCCGCGGTCCTTGCCCAGGCGCTTGACCTGGGGC AACTGGGAGGTCAAGAAATTCTAGGAACTGTCCTACCAATTACCAGTACGAAAAAAATCACAGCAGCCACCCACCACCAATTCACCGTACGGTTGGATAAATACACATCAACCACAACCAATTCACCGTACTACAGTG AGGGATTCGGCATGGAGGACGGCGTGTTCGACGGGCACGGCCGCTGCGGGCAGCTGGTCAGCAAGCTGGCGAGGGACCACCTCCCCTTCATGATCCTGAGCCAGCGGAACGCGCTGCTCCTAGGctccgacggcgacggcgacaggGACGGCCCGGCCTTCAGCGACGCGTCGCCCACGGCGTTGTCGTCCACGGACGGCAGCCGCAGCGGGCGGTCGTCGCTGGCGCCGGCGCAGATGCTGGAGGTGTGGCGGGAGGCCTGCGCCAACGCGTTCGAGACCATGGACAGGGAGCTCGGGGTCCAAGCCAGGGTGGACTGTGACTTCAGCGGCACCATGTCCGTGTGCGCCACCAAGCAGGGGGAGGACCTCATCGTCGCCAACCTCGGTGACTCCAGGGCCGTGCTGGCGACCGTGTCGGAGACGTGCTACCTGAAGGCCGTGCAGCTCACCATCGACCAGAAGCCCAACGTGCCTCGTGAGTCCTCCTGA